The genomic interval ATACTTTTGGTTGGATGGAATTCTGAAAATGTCTTACGTTAGGATTTTCACACTTTTGATTGCTAGATTAGTGGAAAAGGCATAGTCAGGAAACTATACTTAAATTgctaatattaaattattaatcaatCATTGGGTCATATTCaacttttgtttattatatatatatgtatatctcttTTGGAAACTACCTAGCCAGAGAGCTAGGACTTGTGACAACACTAtatgatgaattaattaacaGCAGTACTGAGAGAGTTGGAACTTCATCTGCAGGCGCGCACTGGACAGTTTCAAGTGGGTATGCCGCGAGCATGACCAGCTGACTGTGATAGATGACCTTCGCCGGAGGAAACATGATCTCGAGGACATGGTCAGCAGGATCAAAACCAGGACCAACGCATGGAACATAGCCCAGTGGATTGCCAAGTTCGGAGTCACTGTGCTCTCTGTGCTGATCCCGGTGGCAGCAGGGGTGCAACCAGCTGCCACCGCCGCTAACAACGGAGCCGGCGGAATGATTGGGCTTCTTCAGCCGTTGGTTGACTCCCATCTGGCTGGTCAACAGAGGTCGTGCGAGGTTGAGATAGACCTCAATGAAAAGATTTTGAATGAAGCTTGCTTCATTTTTCATAGGGTCAACAGCACCCAAGTTCTTGTGGAGCTGTTGGAGGATCAGATGGGTTTGTTGGCTCGGCATGCCGAGTTCCTTGTTGTCGCTGGGGACGATGAGGATATGACTGTGAGCATGGCCATGGAGCATATCAAACACAAGGCCGAAGACTTGGTGGTTACAATTGAGAGATTGGAAAAGGAGGTTGATCGCAGCAGCGAGGATCTCCGCAGGGCTGCGTTGACTCTACTTCAGACAGTCACTGACCAGGTTTCTATCAATTAAGTTAGACAtgatctaattaatttttttaaaaaattattattaactcAAATAAATCACTGTTTAAGTACaatcattatatttaattatatatatcatgatgatAGAATGATAAAGCAAAAAGAATTTAGCAActatcttaaataaaaataacatataaatttgAGTTGAGTAATTTTAAACTTAATTACTGTGGAATGTTACATTACATATTTTTCTTGGTTAATGATTGTAGTTTATCcataaaaattacatatatacgaATAATTTTTGCAATTGTTCGCAAATAAGaaacatttttcaaataattgcATGATGTGTTTTCAAATAATAGCTTAGCTTGCTAAAATCAGAATGCACAAtagttattgtttcattgtgaCTAATTGagtctttttctattgtttgtaAGGTTGAAAACTACTGAGATGTGCAGGCTGGGATTTCCAATTAGTAAACCAAGGGTGGTTCTGTGATTTATAATGCATCAAATGCCGTGGTGGACTTGAATTTAAAGTTTGCGATATTGTTATTGTTGCTGTTACTATtgttataaatttgaaaatcttaattaatttggtttaattatttgaataccAAATGTTGATCGcataaacattattgtaaatttgagaagtttttaatgaataatGTAAATCGAAAACTTCATTTgatcttattattttaatattattcttatGATAAAATTCGCCTTGTTAAGATTCAAATCATATTTCATGGAAAAATTAAGTTGGGAGTTGTTGTTTTCTACCTAACTAAATGTTTATaagatttaggatgaaatgACATTTACTCGTAAACTCCACCTCTGTTGTCAAtattatagtttatatatatatatatatatatatatataatttttggctTATTTTTCGATTAGATTtaacttatgatttttttaagtattagtACTTTTTAAATGGAATATAATTCAGGATACAACTATAGCAACCATATATATTACTATAGTTGTTCAAGTTGAAATATTAATATCCATTATCAATAAAAGAGTAAACCACTCGATTTATTAAAATGAGAACAAAAAGTACAAAGTGCTAAATCTTTCACCGGTCAGGTAAAAAGACatggagaaagaaagaagaaaagtagagggaagTCTAATCAAAGTGAAGACACCGGGCTCCCGCATCTCAGGCCTTATTAGAGAAGTAGTAGGAGTAACTATGCCTGAGCAAAAAGGTCGTGGTCGAGATCGCCTGCAGGATTTGAGGCCTAGCGCTAAAAAAAGTTGAGACGAGCGCTGATTGATCGTGAAGCTTCATCGAGGCTTTGTTGATGTCTCGCTTGACCGCTGAGAACCGGTGAAAGAAGCATGTTAGCgctttataaataatattgagatgCGAAGATGCAACAATTGAAAGATGCGAATATTTCTTTCAAGCCGTATATTCCATATGATTGCACGGACGTGAGGTCCCGGAGGATTCGGTGTCGAGGGGCTAAGGATGGTATCCAAAAATGGTCCACAGCTAGGGATTGTCTGCGGGAAGAGAGTTTGCTTCTAAAATTTGTGAAAAGAGTGCCCGGATGCGCTTAGAAAATTCATAATCGATGAAGAGGTAGTTGAAAGATTTTTCGATGCATCGTGCAAAGCGACACAGTAAGCCGGTGGAATTTTGGAAATTGTAAACCTTTTTGAAGAGATTTGAGAGAGTGAGGATTTTGTCCTCCCCAGCAAGCCAACAGAAGAGAGTAATTTTGCTTGGGCAGTGATTTTTCCGAGTGGATAAAGCGAGCTGCGTGttccaccatcaatgagaaatttataaaaggattttACAGTGAATGTGCCACTTCTATCAAGAGTCCAAGTGTGAACATCATCTTGAGTCTGGGAGCAATCAGGAATAATATCAAGAAGGGCAGATAACATGTTGGGGGTGGAAGTGGGAAATAAGAGTTCGGTGTTGTTTAGATACTGCGTGAATTGTTTGATGGTTATCCATGGAGCAGTGCAATCATTGAATAGATCGGGCCAACAATCTTTAAGGCGAAGTCCAAAGATGCCAACGATCATACCAAAAGTGAAGTGTTAGAGCCGCTCGAGTGGATTTCGTATGCAAGAACGGAAGAAGGTGAATGTGGAAGTCACCGCCCAAAAAAGGATTTGTTTCCGGTGGGGTATGAGATAGCACTCCAACAAAGTCTACTTATGGAATAATTAGCGTGATGATTTTTGGCCCAACCGCTATTAGGATTACAAgttaatttccaccaccactttctaAGTAAAGCGTTATTGAAGGTCTGAAGGTTAAGGATTCTCCCACCTCCCATATCCCGAGGTCTAGTGATCCTACTCCGTGCAATCAATCCGACTCCTTTGGGTCCCAGTTGGGGCCTTTCCAAAGGAAATCTCTCGGATTTTATCAATATCTTTGATCACCCAAGCGGGAAGCTTGAAAAACCGACATCCAAAGAAATGGACGGTTGAGAGAACGTGAGTTAAGGAGCGTTAAGCCGCCCACCAAGTGAGAGGTAATTCGTGATTCCAAGAGAGGTGAGCCTCGAGCGTAACCATGTTAATGAGTTTCGCCCTAATCGATACGCTTTGGGGTCTACGACTGTGAAGAGGTACACCCTAAGTAGGTGATCGGAAGACCTGCTACGTGTACAGCTTTAGGATTCTAGGCCGAGGAGTGATGGGGTTGATAGCCATAGTTAGAGTGAGTAGAGGcaacttttgaaaaattgatGGATAAGCCGTAAGAGCCTTCATAAAGATACAAGATAAGTTTAATGATATGAAGATCTTCCCCGTCCTCCAAGAGAGTGAAGATAAGAAGATCATCAAAGATATCGAGGCATGGCGTATGTTATCGAATGGTTCAAGGGATCCCCCTACCAAAAACTTTTGACTTTGAGAGCATGGGAGAACATAGCGCCGTAACATCGCTGACAAGGGCAAAGAGCGTAGGAGAGAGGGATCACCTTGCCTCAAACCTCTTTTTGCAACGAATGTAGCCCCGAGTAGATCCGCTGATAAGGAATCGGCCTGCAGTGCTAAGTCATGGAATGAACCTGTGAGATCCATTTAGGTCCAAAGCCTCTAGCAGAAGAAGAATTTCGAGAAGGAAATTCCAATCAAGAGAATCGAAGGCTTTAGCGAAGTCCACTTTTAAAGATATGTCCAAGACGCTTTGTGTTTTTTGTAAGTTGAAAATTATTTCTTGTGCACCAACAATGTTGTCCGTACATACATCGCCTTTTAATAAATCCGGATTGAGATTCATCGACAAGCAAACCGATAACAGAGATTGGAGACGATTAGCAAGTattttggagataattttaCAAGTGGAATTGATAAGACCGATGGGTGGAAGTCCTTTACTCGCCAAAGTGAATTATTTTTGCAATAAGAGCAATATGTATCCAGCTAATGCGCCTAAGGTTGATTGTGCCTTCAAGAAGTCTCGCAAAGTTTAACAAGTGTGTCTTGGAGGATGGTCCAATGTTTTTGGAAAGAAGAAAATAGGGAATCCATCGTGACCGGGAGCTTTGTCGTAGTTAAGGCCAAAAACAgacttttgtttgatttcttcaGTGGTGAAAGGTAGTTCAGTCGGAGAGATCAATTCTAACCTTGTAATCGAAAAAGAAAGTGCCAATCCAGAGAAATCTATTTTGGCAAAGGAGTGCCAAAGATAGAGACGTATAAATGATCGGTAAAAATTCTACCAATATGAGGCGTTGTCAGCCAAACCAAAAGCCATTATGAAGAATACGAGGTATGTGGTTTCTATTTCTCCCGCCATTTTGCGATTTGGTGAAAAATTTAGTGTTGGAATCTCCCTCTCTAAGCCAAGTGATCCTCGAGCGTTGTTTCCAGAGAAATTTCTTCCCCGGTTTAAGATATTGTCAGAGTTCGAGCGAATTTGGGAAAGGCGGTTGATTCATCCCTCTAAGAGGGGTCTACATTCACTAATAATGTCAAAGGAGTGTACTCGTGCGAGAGATTGCTTTTTAAGAATCTTTGAAGCACAAAAAAATTGTTCTTGGCCCAAATGCGAAGGTTGGCTTTTTAAATGTGCAAGTTTTTGGAAAAGATGAACGCACTACGACCAACGTGGGCTAGGATCCAACCACCATTCTTGAATAAGATTGATGATATTAGGGTTGGTATACCGcatttctcaaatttgaagATTCGGATCTATTTTTGGTGCAGGTCCAAAATCGAGACAAATGGGAGAATGATCCGATCCAAACTGGGAGATCAAATTGAGAAGTTCTCGGATATAAGGAGGTCCAATCATGAGAGTAAAGGAATCGGGTCAAGTCGGACTCAGATAGGGTTAGATTGCCCATCGGACCATGTGAATTTTCTTCCACAAATGGGAGGGTCAATAAGATCCGCTCGCTTAGAAAGCATTGGGATTCAGTGATATCTCTAGGATTAAAGATACCGTTATTTTTGTCTTCTAAGGAGAAAATCGTGTTGAAATCGCCACAAATAACCCATGGAGTTGTGATGAGATTTTTTAGAGTTCTGAGCTCATTCCAAAAATCAGGCCGAAAAGATCCGAGTTTGGCCCGTAGAGCCGGTGCAAGACCAAGTGGAGTTATCAAGGCGATTAGTAAATTTAATGGAAATGGTAAAGGATCCCTTTATAAATTAAATGTCCAAGTAGTTGCGAGTCTGTCCCCAAGCAAGGATAATACCACCAAATGCTAAAGTGCCTCGGCGGTAGGGAAATCAAAAGAGTCAATGTGTTTGCCTTGATTAACTCCATAGGGAACTATGAAGGTTTTGAAGTTTAGtttcttgaaaacaaacaatatcagcTTTGCAATTAGAAATAACTTCTTTGACTAAGTGGCATTTAGAGGGTCTGCCTagacctctaacattccaaagataaaaattttcataagaaacaaaaagttcTAAGAATTAGATCTCAAGGGAGATCCGTGGCTTTGGGGAGAATTTAGGCCCCTAAATCTTTCAAGAGATCTAATTTTGTCTAGGCATTTAGTTTTAAGGAGAGGGAGATCCTAGGAATTTAATGCACAAGAGTTACTCAGATTTTGAGAATTTTGAGCATCAGTCCAAGAAGAAAATGTCTGAATTAATAAAGGCGATCTTCTCTTGGATCTTCGTGATTTTTTCTTGGAAGATCGGGAGGAAGGGTACAAACCCAGCCTTCTTCATTCCAAATATCCACGTGGTTTCTTGGGTCTTTCACTTTTCCGGTAGTTTAGGATCTTTATGAAGTTGTTTTCGGATTTCTTCCAAGGTGCGTGTGGGATTTCCTTGCTCAGGAGCAATTGTAAGAGGGTCTTGGTCTTCCAAATCAGGACGATATTCATCGTCTGGAATAAAATCCTCATCATCCATGACATTATCAAGAATATTCTCGCTATCCCCGATCAAGGAGCTTCTTCATCGAGGGGAGCCTCAAAGGAGTATCCTGGGGTAAAGGGTCTTGATCATAAAATTTCTCAGAGTTAATGCTTGGCACCAGTGTCCAGCCTCCAAAAATGAAAATCCATTTGTAACCCTCAGGGATGGGTAGGACTGGGGGTAGGGATTGCAGGTGAGGGGGAAATTTTTCTCGTAAAATAGGGTTAGAGGATGTCCCCATCCCAAGATCGAAATAGGGTGGAGAAGAGTGATCATCACTAAGCAAGAGTGTCTTGGAATGTGAGGGTGGGATTAAATCATGTTGTTGTTTATCTTGAGGGAGTTATCTCATCATCCGATGGAGGATCGAGAAAGTTTATCTCGAGGCGAGATCATCATGATGGATGAGGGTGTCGAGATCGTGGGATGCGTGAATCACAGCAGGCATCTCTTGCGTGTTTTGGATTGGAGCTATGATCCAAGGTCTGATCACGATGAAGCTTATCAGATGTGATACCATCACAAGGCGTGATCGAGAGGATCAAAAGGCAATGCGAGGGAATCCGAGGGAGCTGATCTCGAGGCGGTAGCGACGAGGGCAAGGTTCCAAAGAGGATGGTGGAATTCACATCTCGAGGCAGATGAGCGGTTGTTGGAAGCCTCATCCATCACGCTGCCTACCGCATGACAACAAAGTGAGGGATTGTCGCCGGATCCCGCAGACGAAATCCGCGGAATCTCGAGGATACTCCGTGAAGCAGTGGCTCGGTGGGAGGTTGGACGCCTCCCCGAGATCAGCAAGACGCCGCAGATCGATTAGGCTCGAGCAACGCCAACGACCTCGCGGGGAAAATCATCGACGGGAGAAAGGTTGATTGGTGTTTTACCCTTATCGGCCTGGGGATAAATATAGTATTACAAGAAGAGCGAGTTGGTCGCTCGCTGAGCCGGAGCGAGTCGATGGTCCTCGACGATCCTTGATCTGAGGACGTGAGCCCCATCGTCTTCAAGCTTAACAATGAAGCTTCTAACGCCGATGTCTACCGTGATCTCCAGCGGAAAGGTGATCGACGGCTTAAGCCTAACCAGCGTTCGAAGGTGTTCCAGAGTAACGTGCTCCTTCTTTTGTACATAGATTAAGTCGCCGATCGGTCGAAGAATATCAACGATTGAGTCCCAGTTCCAGCAGTGAAGTGGTAGGTTGGTAATTCTTATCCAGTTGTAGTTGCCGGCGGCGACCGCATGCGAGCCAAATTCGGCGGTCCAGTGAGAAAGAGAGATGCGGCAGGGCTCGAGGTTAGAGTTAAGTGATAGAGGACTTCTCTTCACTGTCGAAGCTGCATCTCTGGGCGAGGTCATCGTGAGAATGAAGTCGTTGTTGAATGGAGTGATATGCTCGCAAAGCTCAGGGTTCAAGCATTGGGGAAGAGAGTCGTGGAGGGATCGAACATCGGGCGTTACTCGATAGAACCCTAATAATCACCATCTTTTTGAGctcttcttttgattttaagATGGCTTCGAGTGATGGGTAAGGAGACGCCAAGGGATGAATGGTTGGTCCTCACCGATTCAAGGAGAGGTTTGAGTGCCGTGACGGGACCGAGGCTTTTGAACACGAAGAACTCTCCTCGAAGACATAGCTTGGATCGAAGTTCGGGGCTTCTAGGATCGGAACGGGTAGAGCGGAGGCTGGCAGCTGGATGGCGAGGTGACCAACGCCGGAGCAACGCCTCGCGACTGTGAGTTTGGTGACGACACTCGCTACTTTGTGTCCGGATCTCAAGCATTTTGAATGCAGGTCGGCTAAGTCCGGTGATCGCCGCCTCTTGTGGAGGAAGGATGGGTGATGGTAAAGCATTAGTTGATGGAGGGTGCGAGCGAAAGCATCGGCATAGGAGGTGCCTTCTCACGGTGAGATGCCCCTAGGAGGAGGTTGGACCTGAGAGTCATGGATGCGCGAGGGTGGAGGAGTTCGTGGTTTAGGGTTGGGATGGGGAGCAAAGGGACGATGGTTCCTGCGGGATCTACCGGAAAAGCCCCCACGAGGTTGTCGGGAGCCCCGAGGATCACCATGAGTGCTAGCGAGGTTCTCACGAGAGTTGCTGAGGAATCTCATGGTCAGGTATACTGTTCCAGTGAGGGGCTCAGTGAGGGGATCATTCTCATAGTGTGAGAATTTaattatctcaaataaattaattaaaaagattattaAGATCCATTATTACATAGacgttttttttatataatattatgttatttattaaatttaatattgacATGATCAATACTGTAAAAGTTGAAGCATAGATATTTTGGAGACTcacattaatgaaaaaaaatagttttgttcttaaaaatttaaatatctcTAACTGTCCAATGTAAAAAGTGAAATACTActttaatgttataatttttttataaagcgTAAAATGTATAGATGCATGTTTCAAAATCATAAAGGCTAAATAATAAGCAAAATGAGTTCATTGGGACAAactataaataacatatttacattatttttagtagtaaaatgaaattatcaaattataaaataagaaaattaaatattgaatttatGACTTTTAAACTCCTAGTAACCAAAAACATGTAATGAAAAATGTTAATTagatcaaatataaaattaagaactATGTTAAGTTTtgttaaactatttttatatgCTATATGACAATACCTTATACAACTCTATAAGAAGAGGGTGGAGTCCAAAATTGTTCGATGGGtaacaaatctaaaaaaatctaattcaagAAGATATGATGCTAGCATATTAGCATGATACCTAGTGTTgagttgattaaaaattaatattaatatcatgttatcacattgaatgaaacATATCATAACAATATTACTACAAATACATTAATCTTAATCCAAAAAATGTTTGGGTCAAAAAAcctttaatattaatcaaaacacaTTAATTTTAATAGGGAGGTAAAGATCCAAATTATATGGAAAAATCCGATGCTTTCAAACTTAAGTTCCTTACCTTATCATAAAATAAGTAGAAAAAGTCTTACCTCAATCTTAGATCTCATTAGGGGGTCATATATCATTGGATGTCATTACAACATGCATGCATCCTCTTAGCATTTCATAATGACAAAGAATATGATGATGTCAATCTCCTTTGAGGACATTTGGGATTTAATAATAGGATATATTCTCTAagggttttttaaatttatatatatatttgtaacaTGTATCACATAAATTGACAGTAAAAATATTGAACCCGAATTCATACAAAtccataacaacaacaataataacagcAACAATTAAAATTCTGCATTCAATCTCACCGCTTTTCTTAATGTATGCGTGCAATATAATAGAAGAGCAACCTTTAAATGCTAAATTGGAATTTCGACTTGAACACGCTGATAGTTCTCAACCTTGTAAACAATAGCAAAAATTTAATTAGTCGCAATGGAAATATTTCTAGTATGGGCCTTTAATTTAAAACACACACGCATAAAACTATTATATAAGTGCACAAATTGCAATTATCactaaaatatttcaatttactTTTTAGCATTGTATAGCatgttaaaaattaaacttCCACAATATTAAGATTATACCTGCTCTATGACGGTCTGGAGCAAAAGTCAATGCAGCCTTGCGAAGATCCTCATAACCACTGTCCACCTCCTTCTCCATACCTTCCATGCAATCCACCAATTCCCCCGGCCTTGCGTTTGATCTTCTCCACGGCCATCCTCACCTCCACATCCTCATCCTTCCCAGTGGACAACTTGTCATACTAAGTCAACAACCCCATCTCAACTACCAAATGCTCCACAAGAACTTGGACGCCGTTGACTCTATGAAAGATGAAGGATGCTTCAAGATCTTTACAGTGAGATCTATTTCATCCTCACAAGAGCTCTATTGGTAATTCAAAGTGGAGGTCAACCAAGGGCTCCGTTGTTTTGCGGCGGTGGCCGCTGCCCGCACACCCGCCACCGGGAACACCAGGGATAGCACAGTGACTCCGAACTTGCTATCCATTGAGCTATGTTCCATGCCTTCCTCCAGACATTGATCCTTACTAGCTTGTGATCGAGATCATGTTTTTCTCCGGCGAAAGTCATCTAACACTGTCAGCTGGGCATGCTGGTCGCACACGAACTTGAACTCGTCCAAGAGAAATCTGCAAGGTAAAAAGGTCCAACACCACTCTCATTGTTATAATTCATCAAATTAACTTTGTTGGATTTGAAGATGCGTGCAAGGACTCATATTACAATCATCTTAAAGTTAAAACTTAAAACTGATCTTGTTTCCAGGTCATCGCTTGCTATGACTTTTCCACTACTGCATTCATCCCAAGTGTCCAAAGTCCAAGGTTGGACTTTTCCACATCAACATGCATCTGGAAAGCTTCTTCCCAACTCATCGAGTCTCCAAGTCCATCTCTATAGCTTATACCGTCCAACATCTCCATCCATTAGTGCCCAGTCGACATCCATATGCTTCCGTTCGAGCTTTATTGAGCTGCAACTCACCAATTTACGGGTCCAAGGTTTGTATTTTTTAaggataaattttttgaaaacaaaaatcaaaccaaactcAAGACATTAATTAATGTATTCCAGCTTGAAGTTGAgtttaaactaataaattatgAGCTCAATTTGATTAAACTAGGCTAAGTTAATGTACTGCCCATAACAACAACATgaagtcaaaatttttttaaacaaataaactgGTTTGCCTCACATATCAAAACATTCTGTGTGATTTTTTTCACGTAACTAATAATTCGACTCTAACTTCATCACCTTCACTTTACTTCTTTCTCCGGGCGAGGGCTCTTCCGCCGGCCTCAGAGAGAGCACACCAAGACCAAAGCAAACTCTATCTACCGGTGGCCGGGCAGGTTCAAGCATGCCCAGGACATCGAACTTTTCTTCATTAAATGCAATTCCTAATCTTGGTGTCAATAAAAGATAGGTTTTCATTTTGTACCTGATGGTCTTCAACTCTTTCAGCTTCTCCAGCGCTGGCGGCCGCCGTGAACACCATCTTTTAAGATGAGAAGAACAACAACCCTGGCTTGATGCAAGTTACATAAGAGGACACGCATTTCATGAAGTATCTTCATGGTGCTCTTCAACTGAACTTCCACTCATGCCATGAGCTCGGTGTTTGCCAAGATCTCGCCTTTTAACTAGATTATGCCAGGATAGTCTGACAGTTGTTTCCGAAAAGCTTTGCCGCCACGTCAAACAGAGCATCATGTTCAACTCAAGGATACCTCGCTAACACAACATCCTGTGTTGTGAGTTTGGAGATTGACTAgaacccaaaaagaaaagaataccaaagaagaagaagaacagtaaaataaaataactcaaacttttttttttcattcaaacgaAGGACTACTTAACAAGCTTACAATGCATATAAGACAAGAGTAATAAATGCAAAAGGACAACCTGGTACTATGAACTTAAAAGCAACTGATAACAAAGCAGTAAGATAGAAAGTTGACTCCAATCAATGAATGCCAATTCTAAGGCAAAGCAAACAACTTTCACTGTTCTGAATTCCTTAACCAATGCCAGCGCCTTGAGCTCCACGTCTTGTCTCCCTTCTTGTCCCCTGAGTCTTCACATTAGCTTAAGTATGCATGCATTGACCATTAGTTTTTCAGTCAATTTTAACACCTCCACTTGACTGAAAAATCAGTTACTCTAACAATGTCTTCAGATGATGGAATTTTTGGCTTCCCAATGGTTTTTGTGAGTATATTAGCCACTTGACTATCAGTGTTACAATTAATGCTCTAAGACAACCACTCCTTTAGCCACTAAGTTTCGAATGAAGTGAAACTTGATTTCAATATGCTTTGTTCGACCATGTAATGTTGGATTTTTTTACCGCTGTGATAGCAGACATGTTATC from Dioscorea cayenensis subsp. rotundata cultivar TDr96_F1 chromosome 7, TDr96_F1_v2_PseudoChromosome.rev07_lg8_w22 25.fasta, whole genome shotgun sequence carries:
- the LOC120264754 gene encoding uncharacterized protein LOC120264754 yields the protein MGSITGHSVNTSTVNDFTNFDAILDTAAELYGIKRETVQGVIQLKREISANTELLACVQVQLKSTMSTLHAMGLFQRNLHQAGAMVLLISRDEAVRVETLERIESMSWNFICRRALDSFKWVCREHDQLTVIDDLRRRKHDLEDMVSRIKTRTNAWNIAQWIAKFGVTVLSVLIPVAAGVQPAATAANNGAGGMIGLLQPLVDSHLAGQQRSCEVEIDLNEKILNEACFIFHRVNSTQVLVELLEDQMGLLARHAEFLVVAGDDEDMTVSMAMEHIKHKAEDLVVTIERLEKEVDRSSEDLRRAALTLLQTVTDQVENY